From Shewanella psychrophila, a single genomic window includes:
- the mog gene encoding molybdopterin adenylyltransferase: MTKAKIGIVTVSDRASAGVYEDLSGKAIIEVLNEYLTSEWEPVYEVIPDEQDVISTTLIKMADEQNCSLIVTTGGTGPAKRDVTPEATEAVCDRMMPGFGELMRAESLKFVPTAILSRQTAGLRGDTLIVNLPGKPKSIRECLDAVFPAIPYCIDLMNGPFLECDESVIKPFRPKAK; this comes from the coding sequence AAAATCGGTATTGTAACTGTCAGTGATAGAGCCAGTGCAGGCGTCTATGAAGATCTCTCTGGTAAAGCGATTATCGAAGTATTGAATGAATATCTGACATCTGAGTGGGAACCTGTTTATGAGGTGATCCCGGATGAACAAGATGTGATTTCAACAACGCTTATTAAGATGGCTGATGAGCAGAACTGTAGTCTTATTGTCACTACCGGCGGCACCGGTCCGGCTAAGCGTGACGTAACCCCAGAGGCGACGGAAGCTGTTTGTGACCGTATGATGCCAGGTTTTGGTGAATTGATGCGCGCCGAGTCACTCAAGTTTGTACCGACCGCGATTCTTTCACGTCAAACAGCGGGTCTGCGCGGCGATACCTTGATTGTAAACTTGCCAGGCAAGCCAAAATCTATTCGGGAGTGTCTTGATGCTGTGTTCCCAGCAATTCCTTATTGCATAGACTTAATGAATGGACCTTTCTTGGAATGTGACGAGTCGGTCATCAAACCATTCCGTCCAAAGGCTAAGTAA